In one Eulemur rufifrons isolate Redbay chromosome 14, OSU_ERuf_1, whole genome shotgun sequence genomic region, the following are encoded:
- the KCTD5 gene encoding BTB/POZ domain-containing protein KCTD5, whose amino-acid sequence MAENHCELLPPAPGGLGAGLGGGLCRRCSAGLGALAQRPGSVSKWVRLNVGGTYFLTTRQTLCRDPKSFLYRLCQADPDLDSDKDETGAYLIDRDPTYFGPVLNYLRHGKLVINKDLAEEGVLEEAEFYNITSLIKLVKDKIRERDSKTSQVPVKHVYRVLQCQEEELTQMVSTMSDGWKFEQLVSIGSSYNYGNEDQAEFLCVVSKELHNTPYGTASEPSEKAKILQERGSRM is encoded by the exons ATGGCGGAGAATCACTGCGAGCTGCTGCCGCCGGCCCCAGGCGGCctcggggcggggctggggggcggcCTGTGCCGCCGCTGCAGCGCGGGGCTCGGCGCCCTGGCCCAGCGCCCCGGTAGCGTGTCCAAGTGGGTCCGGCTCAACGTCGGCGGCACCTACTTCCTCACCACCCGGCAGACGCTGTGCCGGGACCCGAAATCCTTCCTGTATCGCTTGTGCCAGGCCGACCCCGACCTGGACTCGGACAAG GATGAAACAGGTGCCTATCTAATCGACAGAGACCCCACCTACTTCGGGCCCGTGCTGAACTACTTGAGACATGGGAAGCTGGTCATCAACAAAGACCTCGCGGAGGAAG GAGTATTGGAGGAAGCAGAATTTTACAACATCACCTCATTAATAAAACTGGTAAAGGACAAAATTAGAGAACGAGACAGCAAAACGTCACAG GTGCCCGTGAAGCACGTGTACCGCGTGCTCCAGTGTCAGGAGGAGGAGCTCACGCAGATGGTGTCCACCATGTCTGACGGCTGGAAGTTCGAGCAG CTCGTCAGCATCGGCTCCTCCTACAACTACGGGAACGAAGACCAGGCGGAGTTCCTGTGTGTGGTTTCCAAGGAGCTGCACAACACACCCTACGGCACGGCCAGCGAGCCCAGCGAGAAAGCCAAG